A single genomic interval of Nerophis lumbriciformis linkage group LG17, RoL_Nlum_v2.1, whole genome shotgun sequence harbors:
- the LOC133614172 gene encoding claudin-8-like — translation MVEGIPEIAAMCIGLVGLIGAAATTGMPMWKVTAFIGENIIVMETRWEGLWMNCYRQANIRMQCKVYDSLLFLPAELQAARGLMCCSVALSGLGLMIAMLGLRCTSCFQGNKRAKNVILSVAGGMQLLACVCVFIPVSWTGHVIIRDFYNPLLIDAQRRELGDALYIGWVTGAVLFCSALLFICSRQTSDKRSNALYHPPHLLRYNTPPRNPNPMMYQPISSVSSLRSNFYQPSLQRSSDAHQLVNPQIVTSDAARATLPVLLNPDRPESATLLYHSSMRSSNPLGKLYTPVNSLYMSQNSAPYTLAYDPSVSYQSSFQPTPQAPVFIPYRASRIEPWSHSGSGAGMYI, via the coding sequence ATGGTTGAAGGAATTCCCGAGATAGCCGCCATGTGCATTGGTCTGGTGGGGCTGATCGGCGCGGCCGCCACCACCGGCATGCCCATGTGGAAGGTAACGGCGTTCATCGGGGAGAACATCATCGTCATGGAGACCCGCTGGGAAGGCCTGTGGATGAACTGCTACCGCCAGGCGAACATAAGGATGCAGTGTAAGGTGTACGACTCGCTCCTGTTCCTGCCTGCCGAGCTCCAGGCCGCCAGGGGTCTCATGTGCTGCTCGGTGGCCTTGTCCGGACTAGGGCTCATGATAGCCATGTTGGGGCTACGTTGCACTTCATGTTTCCAGGGTAACAAAAGGGCAAAGAATGTGATCCTGTCGGTGGCAGGCGGCATGCAGCTCCTGGCTTGTGTCTGCGTCTTCATCCCCGTGTCGTGGACTGGTCATGTGATCATCCGGGACTTCTACAACCCGTTGTTAATCGATGCCCAGAGAAGAGAACTAGGGGATGCCCTTTACATCGGCTGGGTGACGGGAGCCGTTCTTTTCTGCTCCGCCTTGTTGTTCATCTGCAGTCGTCAGACCTCGGACAAAAGGTCAAATGCTCTTTACCACCCGCCACACTTGCTCAGATACAACACGCCGCCGAGGAACCCCAATCCGATGATGTATCAGCCCATTTCAAGTGTTTCCAGCCTTAGATCCAACTTCTACCAACCATCCCTGCAGCGCAGTTCTGACGCACATCAGCTGGTCAATCCTCAAATAGTGACAAGCGACGCCGCAAGAGCCACACTGCCGGTCCTCCTGAACCCAGACCGGCCTGAAAGCGCAACGCTCTTGTATCATTCGTCCATGAGAAGCTCTAACCCGCTCGGAAAGCTGTACACGCCAGTCAACTCCTTGTACATGAGCCAGAACAGCGCGCCGTACACGCTGGCGTACGATCCCTCTGTTTCCTACCAGTCCAGTTTCCAGCCCACGCCTCAAGCTCCGGTGTTTATTCCATACAGAGCTTCAAGAATTGAACCATGGTCTCACAGTGGGAGCGGCGCAGGCATGTACATATGA
- the LOC133614171 gene encoding claudin-4-like, which translates to MANSALELLGFLVTLIGLIGVAASTGMPMWRVTAFIGENIIVFETRYEGLWMNCFKQADIRMQCKVYDSLLALPPDLQAARGLMCCALALGGLGVLVSLLGLQCTSCIQNDRAKRLVLIIAGAMVILSCICVLIPVSWTGHVIIRDFYNPLLLDAQRRELGEALYIGWVAGAFLFAGGCLFTCCNLQAEEQDPRKYVYSRNSDYTAYPPQPIQTLQPQQLVLLPQAQPVLSRHPSTNYSYQSRYPSVRSGVAYL; encoded by the coding sequence ATGGCCAACTCCGCGCTGGAGCTGCTGGGTTTTCTCGTGACCCTGATCGGGCTGATCGGCGTGGCGGCGAGCACCGGCATGCCGATGTGGCGAGTCACAGCCTTCATCGGAGAGAACATCATCGTATTCGAGACCCGCTACGAGGGTCTGTGGATGAACTGCTTCAAACAGGCCGACATCAGGATGCAGTGTAAGGTCTACGACTCTCTCCTGGCCTTGCCCCCCGACCTCCAGGCGGCACGGGGTCTCATGTGCTGCGCTCTGGCTCTCGGCGGTCTGGGTGTGCTGGTGAGCCTGTTGGGGCTGCAGTGCACGTCGTGCATTCAAAACGACCGAGCAAAGCGGCTGGTGCTCATCATCGCCGGAGCCATGGTCATCTTGTCGTGCATCTGCGTCCTCATCCCCGTGTCCTGGACGGGGCACGTCATCATCCGGGACTTCTACAACCCCTTACTGCTCGACGCCCAGCGCCGGGAGCTGGGGGAGGCCCTCTACATCGGCTGGGTGGCCGGGGCCTTTCTCTTTGCCGGTGGATGCTTGTTCACTTGCTGCAATTTACAGGCGGAGGAGCAAGATCCGAGGAAGTACGTCTACTCCAGGAACTCCGATTACACGGCGTACCCTCCGCAGCCCATCCAGACCCTACAACCTCAACAGCTGGTGCTGCTTCCCCAAGCCCAGCCGGTCCTGTCCAGACATCCATCCACCAACTACAGTTACCAGTCCAGGTACCCGTCTGTACGCAGTGGAGTGGCTTATCTTTAA